One Nocardiopsis gilva YIM 90087 genomic window, TCACCGTGCCGCATCTCCGGCCAGTCGTTGCGGATCACGGTTTCGACGTAGGTGCGCAGCTCCCGGCGTACCTGTTCCCCGCTGCCGGAGGGGAACGTCGTGGTGCTCCAGTAGAGGTCGGTCGCCGTTGTCGCCTCGGCGACCACGTCGTCCGCGGCCTGGCGGTTGTTCTCCCAACCGATGACAATTCCCATGGCGACGGCGATCAGATAGATGGACAGCAGGCACGGAATGATCAGGCTGCCGATCGCGCCGCCGTCCTCCTGAGGCTTGAATCCGAACCGGCGCACGATTACAACGCCGGCCACCGTCAGCACGGCGACCGCGATGAGGAGGGACAAGGGGCTGAGTGTCATAACGCTCCAGAAGAATTCTCAAGAATCGACAGGGGTGACATCGGGATCGGGTCCGTTGTGGGGTGGCCGTCCGGATCTGCGCGGAGAATCTTAAGGAGCGGAGAAGCGATGAATATGACACGCGCCCGGCAGACCAACCTCATCCCTACCACGCCGATCAATGGTCGGTGGTGTTTTCGGGGAAAATGTGGGAATGCCGTGAAGGGTGCGCTGTCTGCGGTGGTGCAGGCGGGCGGGTCGCGCTCCCAGGGCTGCGGTGGATCTGGCGCTCATTCCGCCGCATTTTCCACGAATCGGCGCGAAAGCGGCGTTATCGGGATGGTTTGATCGGCTGCGGGTTCGATGCCTCTGAAATGGTTCGCGCGATGAACAGTTGAAGGTCGATTCGCTGGTGGTCCGGCGAAAATACACGAATGCGGAGTCGTCGCTCCTTCTAATGTCAAACTCTTGACTTGATTTATTCTGATCTTTGTTGTCGCATGTCAGGCGAAGCGCATGCCGATTAATTCTGATCTTGGCCGGATCCGGCCATCTATATCTCCTTGACGGTTTATTCGCTGAATCGAAGTATGCGCATAGATCGGCCCATCATTATTGCTTGAAAGGAGTATAAATGATGAGGATCGCTTTTCTTTTGGCGGCGGCCGCGGCGATGACGCTGTCGATGGCCGCGCCGGCGACCGCGAATACCTCCGCGGAGTCGCCGGTGAAGCGTGCCTATACGCAGACCGACATCACGACGGTAGGCGCGGAGCAGTGCGACCTTCCGGTCGAGGAGCGGAGCGGCAACTGGCTCTGCCTGAGCGACAAGCAGAAGCAGGCCGAGGCGCACGACGCCGCGGTCAAGGCCGCCGATGAGGCCACCGGGCAGCAGAAGCAGACCTACTGCACCTCGCAGGCGTGCTGGTCCCGCTACTCCTCGGTGAGCAGCAACTTCTCCAGCGTCGGATACTTCGGCTTCGGCCCCTACCTGCTCGGCAAGGTCAACGTCTACTTCCGGACCGACCTCAGGCGGTTCCACTCGGTGTCCCAGCCGGTGCTGTTCCGCGCGAGCACCAACCTCTCCAACCTGACGATGTCCGGTGAGCGGTTCACCTACCCGCGGTTCCGGCCCGAGGGCATGCCGGTGAGTGCCGGAACGACCTTCAAGTCCTACTCGCAGCTGAGCACGGCGGCCAACCAGCTCGTGCAGTGGAAGCCGAGCGGGTACCGGATCACCGACACGACCGCGCGCGTCGGTGGCGTCGTCCACCAGTGGAGCTGGCAGAAGCAGGGCTACCCCGGTACCTGGTACGTCTACGGCAAGAGCGTCAAGTTCAACAAGTACCGCTACGGCTACCGCTATGGCTCGGTGCACTACCTGCCCAAGGACCCGGTGAGGTACGGATGGCGCCCCCTGCGGTGACCACTCGCTGAGTGACCCGAATGCCGACACAAGCAGGCCCACTCATGCTCCACGGCGGGAGCATGAGTGGGCCGTCGCCGTGTGTCGCTCAGGCCTGGATCTCAGCCACCGGACCAGAGCTTTCCGTCACGCTGATCTTGCGCGGCTTGGCCTGCTCGGCCACGGGGATGTGCAGCGTGAGCACACCTTCCGCGTAGGAGGCGGTGACGTTGTCGGTGTCCAGGGCGTCACCGAGGAACAGCTGACGGGAGAAGACGCCCGACGGACGCTCCGCGACGAGGGGGTCCTTACCCTGAACGGCGCTGTCGCGCGTGGCGCTGACAGTCAGCACGTCGCGCTCCACCTCCAGGTCGATGGAGTCCGCGCGCACGCCGGGCAGGTCGAAGTGGACCACGAACGTGTCGTCCTCGCGGTACGCGTCCATCGGCATGGCCGCCGGTCGGGCGGTGTCACCCAGCAGGCGCTGTGCCATGCGGTCGAACTCGCGGAAGGGGTCGGTGCGCATCAGCATCATGGTCACCTCCCAGGACGAATAGACTTGATGCTTCCTCGCTCAACTTTGATACCACGCCTGCTGTCAACTAAACATGCGGCGAGGCGCGCGACCCGCGCTCGCGGAAAACACTGACGCACCCCCGTGAAGCGGGAGACGAGAGCTTTTACAGAAGACCTTGACCTGGAAGGTTCTCACCAGCGATCGAAAAGCATGGCGCCTCCTGCCGAACCCCGAGGACCCTTGGGTGTATGGGCCGCAATCGGCCTCGCGTCAGAAGGGGGATATCTGATGGGGCGCAAACTCGATGTGTCGGTGAAGGCCGCAGGAGCTGCCGTGGCGAGGACCGCCCTCGGACTGGCCCTGGTGTAAGGCGTCAGAGTCTGCAAGTGACAGCCGTCGGATGCCGTTCGAAGGACGAGGGCTCGTGCCAGGGGCCCTCGTCCGCCATGGAACCGGTGAGAGCGGGCCCCGTGTCGGCGGGTGCGACCCTCGTGCGGCCGTATGGGCCCGCGAAGAAAGAGGGCGTCGTGTCCGCGACCGCGGACGGGCGGCCTCCAGCGAAGGGCGGCGAAGGCCGCCGACCGGAAACCGCCCGCCCCGCTAACCCCTCAGGACAGGCCGGTGATCTCCCCGTCGTCGTCGAGGTCGATGCTGTAGGCCGCGGGCGAGCTGCCCAGCCCCGGCATAGTCTGCATCGTCCCGCAGATCAGGTAGACGTACCCGGCGCCCGCCGCTGGGCGGGCCTCCCGGACGGGCAGCGTCCAGCCGGTGGGCGCGCCGCGCAGGGACGGATCGGCGGACAGCGACAGGTGCGTCTTGGCGATGCACACCGGCAGTCGCCCCAGTCCGTTGCGCTCGCAGGCCCGCACCTGGCGCTCGGCCGCCTCGGAGAACTCGGCGCCGTCGGCCCCGTAGACGCTGCGCGCCACCGTCTCCACCTTGTCCCGGATCGAGGCGTCCTCGGGGTAGAGGGGAGCGTACGCGGACGGCTCTCCGGCCGCCTCGGCCACGGCCCGCGCGAGGTCCTCCGCTCCCCGGCCGCCGTCGGCGACGTTGGTGCACACCGCGCTGCGCGCCCCGGCCTCGGCCGCGATCCGACGCACCTCCTCCAGCTCCGAGGCGTGGTCGGTGGGGAAGGCGTTGACCGCGACGACCGGGGACACCCCGTGCAGGCGGCAGTTCTCGATCTGCTTGACGAGGTTGGCCGCGCCGGCGCGGACGTCCTCTGGGGACTCCTGCAGCATCCCGTCGGGGAGCGGGCGTCCGGCGGCCACCGCGTGGCGGCCCGAGTGCGCCTTGAGCGCGCGCACGGTCGCCACCACCACGGCGGCGTCGGGAGCCTCGCCCGACACGCGGCACTTGATGTTGAAGAAGCGCTCCGCCCCCATGTCGGCGCCGAACCCGGCCTCGGTGACCAGGAAATCGCCGCAGCGCAGCCCGATCAGGTCGGCGATCACCGAGGAGTTGCCGGTGGCGATGTTGCCGAACGGGCCGGTGTGCACCAGGACCGGGGTGTGCTCCAGCGTCTGCAGCAGGTTGGGCTTGATCGCCTCGCGCAGGATCGCCGCCATGGCCCCCGCGCCGCCGATCTGCTCGGCGGTCACCGGCTTGCCCGCGCGGCTGCCCGCCACGATGATGCGGCCCAGCCGCGCGCGCATGTCGCGCGCGGAGGAGGACAGCGAGAGCAGCGCCATCACCTCGGACGCCGCCGTGATGTCGAAGCCGGTCTGGCGGGGGACGCCGTCGGCCCGGCGGCCCAGCCCGGTGATGACGGAGCGCAGGGAGCGGTCGTTGACGTCGAGCACCCGCCGCCAGGAGATGTCGTGCGGGTCGATCTCCAGGGCGTTGTCCCGGTAGAGATGGTTGTCCAGGAGCGCGGCCAGCAGGTTGTGGGCCGCGCCGACCGCGTGGATGTCGCCGGTCAGGTGCAGGTTGAGCCGCTCCATCGGCACGACCTGGCTGTAGCCGCCGCCGGCCGCACCGCCCTTGATTCCGAAGACGGGTCCCATGGAGGGCTGGCGCAGCGCGATGGAGGTGCGGTGGCCGATGCGGTTGAGCCCGTCGCCGAGTCCGACCGTGATGGTGGTCTTGCCCTCGCCCAGCGGGGTGGGGGTCACCGCGGTCACGACGACGTACCGGGCGCGGGGGCGCTCGGCGAGGTCAGTGAGGGCTGACAGGCGAATCTTGGCCACGTGGTCGCCGTAGGGCTCGAGCAGCTCAGGCGGTAGGCCCATGCGTTCGGCGACGCTCGTGAGCGGCTCGAGGGCCGCGTCGCGGACGATCTCCAGGTCGGTCGGGAAACGCAACGACATCACCCCTAGCGGTCCCTCGTCCCGCCGGGGCGCGGCTGTCCCGGACGGACGCGTGGGGCGAGGAACCCGACGTTGGACTGTTGGGGAACCTGCACCCACATTCTCGATGAGAGTTGGGTATAGCGCAATCAGTTTCATATTACGCAATTGATGGCTTGGTCTGACCGCGGCACGGGTGTTCTGCGGGGGGGGGAGGACCGGGGCCTTCGTCGCGGAGATGGACTTCGGCACAAGCGAGCCGATGCTGCAGGCCCTGCGGGCCTCCGTCGCCGCGGCACAGACGGTCCAGCTGACGGGGATGCCCGAGGCCCGCCTCTCGTTGGCACAGTCCACCGTGCACCTGGCCATGGCGCCGAAGTCGAACGCGGTGATCACCGGGATCGACGAGGCCATGGCCGACGTTCGAGCGGGCGCCGTCGGTGAGGTGCCCGCCTACCTGCGATACGGTCGCTACGCAGGCGCCGAGAAGCTGGGCAACGCTGTTGGCGATCGCTACCCCCACGCCGCCCCCGATGGAGTCCTGGAGCAGCAGTACCCGCCGGACGC contains:
- a CDS encoding formate--tetrahydrofolate ligase, giving the protein MSLRFPTDLEIVRDAALEPLTSVAERMGLPPELLEPYGDHVAKIRLSALTDLAERPRARYVVVTAVTPTPLGEGKTTITVGLGDGLNRIGHRTSIALRQPSMGPVFGIKGGAAGGGYSQVVPMERLNLHLTGDIHAVGAAHNLLAALLDNHLYRDNALEIDPHDISWRRVLDVNDRSLRSVITGLGRRADGVPRQTGFDITAASEVMALLSLSSSARDMRARLGRIIVAGSRAGKPVTAEQIGGAGAMAAILREAIKPNLLQTLEHTPVLVHTGPFGNIATGNSSVIADLIGLRCGDFLVTEAGFGADMGAERFFNIKCRVSGEAPDAAVVVATVRALKAHSGRHAVAAGRPLPDGMLQESPEDVRAGAANLVKQIENCRLHGVSPVVAVNAFPTDHASELEEVRRIAAEAGARSAVCTNVADGGRGAEDLARAVAEAAGEPSAYAPLYPEDASIRDKVETVARSVYGADGAEFSEAAERQVRACERNGLGRLPVCIAKTHLSLSADPSLRGAPTGWTLPVREARPAAGAGYVYLICGTMQTMPGLGSSPAAYSIDLDDDGEITGLS
- a CDS encoding AAA family ATPase, which gives rise to MDFGTSEPMLQALRASVAAAQTVQLTGMPEARLSLAQSTVHLAMAPKSNAVITGIDEAMADVRAGAVGEVPAYLRYGRYAGAEKLGNAVGDRYPHAAPDGVLEQQYPPDALVGKDYYRPTQRVGERALRELLAKLRRTLRSG
- a CDS encoding Hsp20/alpha crystallin family protein, which translates into the protein MMLMRTDPFREFDRMAQRLLGDTARPAAMPMDAYREDDTFVVHFDLPGVRADSIDLEVERDVLTVSATRDSAVQGKDPLVAERPSGVFSRQLFLGDALDTDNVTASYAEGVLTLHIPVAEQAKPRKISVTESSGPVAEIQA